In the Dioscorea cayenensis subsp. rotundata cultivar TDr96_F1 chromosome 12, TDr96_F1_v2_PseudoChromosome.rev07_lg8_w22 25.fasta, whole genome shotgun sequence genome, one interval contains:
- the LOC120273951 gene encoding uncharacterized protein LOC120273951 encodes MNTISTLRSSLRAANSHRTCLQHLARALSTTPSGTDDLTKKTQNKAEKKPKGNTSTPPNLKTRELPPPSDPSLQQRRRCHVSKEALDGVSCVGFDGGIITGGDWKEDFKEYYEDHKPSPLSEIEIVDTRKPITKAIDERWEEGVGPAMVEDTVDAALERAERLFREAAERGDPEAPQSKALARMIAMRERNHSDGFCRLI; translated from the exons ATGAACACCATATCAACCCTTCGTTCCTCTCTTCGCGCCGCCAACTCCCACCGCACGTGCCTGCAACACCTCGCACGTGCCCTCTCCACAACTCCTTCCGGCACCGACGACCTCACCAAG aaaacacaaaacaaagctGAGAAAAAACCAAAAGGCAATACATCAACACCaccaaatctcaagaccagggAGCTTCCTCCGCCGTCGGATCCATCTCTCCAGCAACGCCGGCGATGCCACGTGTCCAAAGAAGCCCTCGACGGCGTATCCTGTGTCGGCTTCGACGGAGGCATCATCACCGGCGGTGATTGGAAAGAGGACTTCAAGGAGTACTACGAGGATCACAAGCCATCGCCTTTATCTGAGATCGAGATCGTGGACACGAGGAAGCCGATAACGAAGGCGATCGATGAGAGGTGGGAGGAGGGAGTGGGGCCGGCGATGGTGGAGGATACGGTGGATGCGGCGCTGGAGCGGGCGGAGAGGTTGTTCAGAGAGGCGGCGGAGAGAGGAGATCCGGAGGCGCCGCAATCGAAGGCGCTTGCGAGAATGATAGCGATGCGCGAGAGGAATCACTCTGATGGTTTTTGCCGGCTTATTTAG
- the LOC120273705 gene encoding dual specificity protein phosphatase PHS1-like — MPDRRRREIPSLCTGERVREKRREEGTHPRRRREISSLRTRASERERGRERESRGFGFIFNCSLFELQAKEEREREREREREVKVRYCLEWESSYFGSLLRFMELEERREKKPYSAPFITTPQGREGDKEPGVSSRVAWLLLGDATSPGQAFERWVALVRKRCRQLRDSGFPHRAPKNVAIPFDLSPSSSLERESGRLDLGKGDGDSDTVLSTDQIADMSLWERLGSAATLDIESNDFSWDALSSLHHTEHNSSNEHAEDEMNRALEVTVNSGGVVFFALFIAPESDDLMLKEAAAVVKIASSRMATQSERLGYEFAKLLRVQTPQGRVIHNSSPEWQQIKEATEKARDAAFTTGDEVGEVTCTELLEALELSRCLFLMNYVHGSPLLESSAAFDSFEAARITAAALGRVLMLDLILRNEDRLPCRQLGWRGNNANLLYVDKIMSVNMEEVLDEAYKSAARRYRPHIIKILQKERRVNSVNGRLDSPNPELSPQVSDTKTCDDFHIVAIDSGVPRRPPAGKRAKDHEVYPKVVELILNSSEFAANILSEISGGKLGTPAVSKISNADMAAIVHEFRGGFRAALRDLQSFHIFLLTLYQKLDGLFRVFLSIINKSSGEVEKDDVDSPQHSLGIGFSTPCPENKERVANEVQVDLSDSDLQRNTSKPSPFASRDSPESTSPVSRENWSAKYSKGKGEQSHCLRLTMKLRDFNKFAKIDAEMNKELEQWNEMLRSDVVKLCQENNFNSGFFAGTDNNTVIDAYELKVRLEHILERIALISDVANTERPSLVTGNVFIGGALAARSMHTLQHLGITHILCLCSHEIGQSDSQYPDHFEYKNFSISDNEDAEISDLFDDVSDYIDYVEQQGGKVLVHCFEGKSRSATVVLAYLMLRKGLTLLDAWNMLKKAHRRAQPNDGFAKALLQLDKWLFGKVSMEWQHRKPAMKVCPICGKNAGLSTSSLKLHLQKSHKKISLGSVDSAMTMEIQKALEGLRISRSSSISPKKKHCRSFNDIKL, encoded by the exons ATGCCTGATCGTCGCCGCCGCGAGATCCCTTCTCTGTGTACCGGCGAGAGGgtgagagagaagagaagagaagaggggacTCACCCTCGCCGGCGCCGCGAGATCTCATCTCTAAGAACCAGAGCCAGCGAacgagagagagggagagagagagagagtagaggCTTTGGGTTCATTTTCAACTGTTCTTTGTTTGAATTGCAAgcaaaggaagagagagagagagagagagagagagagagagaggtgaaGGTAAGGTACTGTTTGGAGTGGGAAAGCTCTTACTTTGGCTCACTCCTTCGTTTCATGGAACTGGAGGAGCGAAGGGAGAAGAAGCCCTACTCGGCCCCTTTCATCACAACTCCTCAG GGAAGGGAGGGAGATAAGGAACCCGGGGTGTCTTCAAGA GTGGCGTGGTTGTTGTTGGGGGATGCGACGTCGCCGGGGCAGGCGTTCGAGAGATGGGTGGCGCTGGTGCGTAAGCGCTGCCGCCAGCTCCGGGACTCTGGATTCCCTCATCGGGCGCCCAAGAATGTCGCCATTCCCTTCGATCTCTCGCCGTCGTCTTCATTAGAGCGAGAAAG TGGCAGACTGGATTTAGGGAAAGGAGATGGTGATTCAGACACTGTCCTGTCCACTGACCAAATTGCAGACATGAGTTTGTGGGAAAGGCTGGGAAGTGCTGCAACACTGGACATTGAATCGAATGACTTTTCCTGGGATGCACTCTCATCACTGCATCATACAGAGCATAATAGTAGCAACGAGCATGCAGAGGACGAAATGAATAGAGCTCTAGAG GTGACTGTAAACTCTGGGGGTGTTGTTTTCTTTGCGCTGTTTATTGCTCCGGAGAGCGATGATCTTATGCTGAAGGAAGCGGCTGCAGTTGTAAAGATTGCATCATCGCGAATGGCAACACAATCTGAACGATTGGGTTATGAATTTGCAAAACTCCTCAGAGTTCAAACACCACAG GGTAGAGTTATTCACAATTCCAGCCCGGAATGGCAACAGATCAAGGAAGCCACTGAAAAAGCACGGGATGCGGCTTTTACAACAGGAGATGAAGTCGGGGAAGTAACATGCACTGAGTTGTTAGAGGCTCTTGAATTAAGTCGATGCCTTTTCTTAATGAA TTATGTTCATGGTTCACCACTCCTAGAGAGCTCAGCTGCATTTGATTCATTTGAAGCAGCTCGAATCACTGCTGCGGCCCTTGGGAGAGTCTTGATGCTGGACCTAATACTTAGAAATGAGGATAGACTCCCTTGCCGACAACTTGGCTGGCGTGGTAACAATGCAAATCTTTTGTATGTGGATAAAATCATGTCGGTAAATATGGAGGAAGTGTTGGACGAAGCCTATAAATCTGCGGCCAGAAGATACAGACCACATATAATCAAAATTCTTCAGAAAGAAAGAAGGGTAAACTCTGTCAATGGCAGATTAGATTCGCCAAATCCTGAACTATCCCCTCAAGTGTCTGATACAAAGACCTGTGATGATTTTCATATTGTGGCTATTGATTCCGGGGTTCCTCGCCGACCACCTGCTGGAAAGCGTGCAAAAGATCATGAAGTTTATCCCAAAGTGGTTGAGCTCATACTGAATAGCTCAGAATTTGCTGCTAATATATTGAGTGAAATTTCTGGTGGTAAGTTGGGTACTCCAGCAGTGTCCAAAATTTCTAATGCCGACATGGCAGCCATTGTTCATGAGTTCCGAGGGGGATTTCGTGCGGCACTAAGGGACCTGCAAAGCTTCCATATATTCCTTCTCACACTTTACCAGAAACTCGATGGTCTCTTCAGAGTATTCCTATCGATAATCAACAAAAGCTCTGGTGAAGTAGAGAAGGATGATGTTGATTCTCCTCAGCATTCACTTGGGATTGGTTTCAGCACTCCATGTCCTGAAAATAAGGAACGGGTTGCCAATGAAGTGCAAGTGGATTTAAGTGATTCTGATTTACAAAGAAACACTTCAAAACCTTCGCCTTTTGCATCTCGAGACAGCCCTGAATCCACATCTCCAGTCTCCCGGGAGAATTGGAGTGCTAAGTATTCAAAAGGTAAAGGAGAGCAATCCCATTGTCTCCGGTTAACTATGAAGCTTCGGGATTTCAACAAGTTTGCCAAG ATTGATGCCGAGATGAACAAGGAACTCGAGCAATGGAATGAAATGCTTAGGTCCGATGTTGTCAAGTTGTGCCAGGAGAACAACTTCAATTCGGGGTTTTTCGCGGGGACTGATAACAATACTGTCATTGATGCTTATGAACTAAAG GTTCGACTTGAACATATTCTCGAGAGGATAGCTTTGATCTCGGATGTTGCAAATACAGAGCGGCCGTCTCTTGTTACAGGTAATGTTTTCATCGGAGGAGCTCTTGCTGCAAGGTCCATGCACACTCTTCAACACTTGGGCATCACACACATACTGTGTTTATGTTCACATGAAATTGGACAATCTGATTCACAGTATCCTGATCATTTTGAGTACAAGAACTTTTCC ATAAGTGATAATGAGGATGCAGAAATCAGTGATCTCTTTGACGATGTTTCTGATTACATTGATTATGTCGAACAACAGGGTGGAAAAGTTCTGGTTCATTGTTTCGAAGGGAAAAGCCGAAGTGCAACTGTTGTGCTCGCATACTTAATGCTTAGGAA AGGACTCACATTATTAGATGCATGGAACATGCTAAAGAAAGCTCACCGGAGAGCGCAACCAAACGACGGGTTTGCCAAGGCTCTGTTACAGCTTGACAAGTGGCTTTTCGGGAAGGTATCGATGGAATGGCAACATCGAAAGCCGGCGATGAAGGTGTGCCCGATTTGCGGGAAGAATGCCGGGTTGAGTACCAGTTCTTTGAAGCTTCATCTGCAGAAGTCACACAAGAAGATATCTTTAGGAAGTGTTGATAGTGCAATGACAATGGAGATACAAAAAGCTTTGGAAGGATTAAGGATTAGTAGGAGTAGTAGTATAAGTCCTAAAAAGAAGCATTGTAGATCATTCAATGATATAAAACTTTGA
- the LOC120273742 gene encoding protein P21-like: MATTAEEIVWLRWLLHDLGVVSHAPTPLHCDNTGAIQITLNHVKHSLSKHIGVDAFFLRDQYNKGILAPQFVPSEHQLADLFYVCKTGDLFHLTNATFEIVNHCSYIVWAAAIPGGGKQLDKDQTWTINVNVGTTGGRIWARTGCNFSNSGHGSCETGDCNGLLECQAYGNPPSTLVDFGLDINNLDYIDISLVDGFNVPVEFSPTNRCARGMIQCSADINGQCPAQLKTNGGCNNACGVFKTNEYCFNSGNYGPTNYSRFFKGFCPDAYSYPKDDQTSTFTCPGGATYKVVFCP, from the exons ATGGCCACTACTGCtgaggagattgtttggttgcgtTGGCTTTTGCATGATCTTGGTGTTGTCTCACATGCTCCTACTCCTCTACACTGTGATAACACCGGTGCCATTCAGATCACTTTGAATCATGTAAAACATTCTCTCtccaagcatattggtgttgatgctttcttcttgCGTGATCAGTACAACAAAGGCATTCTGGCTCCCCAGTTTGTTCCTTCTGAGCATCAGCTTGCGGATCT ATTTTATGTATGCAAAACTGGTgatcttttccacctaacaaATGCCACCTTTGAAATTGTTAACCATTGCTCTTACATTGTATGGGCAGCTGCCATCCCCGGTGGAGGCAAACAGCTCGATAAAGACCAAACATGGACAATAAATGTAAACGTTGGCACCACTGGTGGTCGTATCTGGGCTCGCACCGGTTGCAACTTTAGTAACTCTGGTCATGGCAGTTGCGAAACCGGTGACTGCAATGGCCTCTTGGAATGCCAAGCTTATGGTAACCCACCTAGCACACTTGTGGACTTTGGGCTAGACATCAATAACTTGGATTATATTGATATCTCATTGGTTGATGGGTTTAATGTGCCAGTGGAATTCAGTCCGACCAATAGGTGTGCACGTGGGATGATCCAGTGCTCAGCCGACATCAATGGGCAGTGCCCAGCTCAACTTAAGACTAATGGCGGATGTAACAACGCTTGCGGTGTGTTTAAAACTAATGAGTATTGTTTCAACTCAGGTAACTATGGACCAACTAATTATTCTAGGTTTTTTAAAGGTTTCTGTCCAGATGCTTATAGCTACCCCAAAGATGATCAAACTAGTACCTTTACTTGCCCTGGTGGGGCTACCTATAAAGTTGTCTTTTGCCCTTGA